A window from Symbiopectobacterium purcellii encodes these proteins:
- the istA gene encoding IS21 family transposase encodes METCLQIFKLKFECNQSNRTIAAALRVSPSTVYEVLSRFTAASLSWPLPDALLPEKLEKMLFPTRRMRTSELIAPDWLYIDTELRRPGVTRQLLWIEYSTETGEMALGYSQFCRCYRQWKKCQKRSMRQTHRAGERLFIDFCGPTVPVSDPDTGNVRRVAIFVAVMGASNYTYVEACPGQDMMSWLNANSHCLTFLGGVPALLVPDNLRSAVSKADRYEPVINDSYQSLASHYSTVVMPARPYKPKDKAKEENGVLLVERWLLARIRNETFHTMHALNVRLRELMTELNNRPMKGYGGQSRAQRFALLDAPCLQPLPAMPYEYTEYRAVKVAPDYHVEYDRHWYSVPHELVGERLSVKAGQTLVQAWHKGRCVAQHPRSDRQYSHSTNPAHMPVNHRGHSCWTPEKLLDNAARTGKATRQVVEAMLNAKNHPEQAYRAVLGLLSLQKKYGAERLEKACDKACGLNHPERRFIENLLRHNREGIGETVKENRELQLPLEHENLRGPKYYH; translated from the coding sequence ATGGAGACTTGTCTTCAGATCTTCAAACTCAAATTTGAGTGCAACCAGTCTAATCGCACCATCGCCGCTGCTCTTAGGGTCAGCCCTTCCACAGTTTATGAGGTGCTATCCCGTTTTACCGCCGCATCGCTGTCGTGGCCATTGCCTGATGCGCTCTTGCCAGAAAAACTGGAAAAGATGCTGTTCCCCACCCGCAGAATGCGCACCTCGGAGCTTATCGCGCCAGACTGGCTGTATATCGATACCGAGTTAAGACGGCCAGGGGTTACCAGGCAGCTGTTGTGGATAGAATACAGCACCGAAACCGGAGAAATGGCGCTGGGCTACTCTCAGTTCTGCCGTTGTTATCGCCAATGGAAGAAATGCCAGAAACGCTCGATGCGCCAGACCCACCGTGCCGGTGAGAGGCTGTTCATCGACTTCTGCGGGCCCACGGTGCCGGTATCCGACCCCGATACGGGAAATGTGCGCCGGGTCGCCATCTTCGTCGCTGTCATGGGAGCGTCAAATTATACCTATGTAGAAGCCTGCCCCGGTCAGGACATGATGAGCTGGCTCAATGCTAACAGCCACTGCCTGACCTTCCTCGGCGGCGTTCCAGCCCTGCTGGTACCCGATAATCTGCGTAGCGCGGTGAGCAAAGCAGATCGCTACGAGCCGGTCATCAACGACAGCTATCAGTCTTTGGCCTCGCATTACAGCACGGTAGTGATGCCAGCCAGACCCTACAAACCGAAAGACAAGGCCAAAGAGGAAAACGGCGTCCTGCTGGTCGAAAGGTGGCTCCTGGCGCGAATACGCAATGAAACCTTCCATACAATGCATGCGCTCAACGTCAGGCTCCGTGAGCTGATGACCGAGCTGAATAACCGGCCAATGAAAGGTTATGGGGGCCAGAGCCGAGCGCAGCGCTTTGCGCTGCTCGATGCGCCGTGCCTGCAGCCGTTGCCAGCTATGCCCTATGAATACACCGAATACCGTGCGGTGAAGGTTGCTCCTGACTATCACGTCGAATACGACCGCCACTGGTACTCCGTTCCCCATGAGCTGGTTGGTGAAAGGCTGTCGGTAAAAGCGGGTCAGACGTTGGTCCAGGCCTGGCATAAGGGCCGCTGCGTGGCTCAGCACCCTCGCAGCGATCGGCAGTACAGCCACAGCACGAATCCGGCACACATGCCGGTCAATCACCGCGGGCACAGCTGCTGGACACCTGAAAAGCTGCTGGATAATGCCGCGAGAACCGGCAAGGCGACCCGGCAGGTGGTGGAAGCGATGCTAAACGCGAAGAATCATCCTGAGCAGGCTTATCGGGCTGTTCTCGGCCTACTGTCGCTCCAGAAAAAATACGGTGCTGAACGGCTGGAAAAAGCCTGTGACAAGGCCTGTGGGTTGAACCATCCGGAAAGGCGTTTTATCGAGAATCTGCTGCGTCATAACAGGGAGGGCATCGGAGAAACAGTTAAAGAAAATAGAGAGTTACAGCTTCCACTGGAGCACGAGAATCTGCGTGGTCCAAAATATTACCACTGA
- the istB gene encoding IS21-like element helper ATPase IstB, whose translation MTDDLLTKLRTLKLSAMADGMIRQREAPGTYNELGFAERLGLLVEEELLNRENSRVGRLRKQARLRHSATPEGMYYPVSRGLKAEQMRELLNGHYITHSKNILITGPTGSGKSWVGCALGEQACRQKRSVQYWRMGRLLDQLEQGRLDGSWLKQLKQLQKIELLILDDLGLEVITTRQCNDLLEITEDRYGQTSTILISQLPVEQWYGVMENPTAADAFLDRLIHNAHRLELQGESLRKNSPAVESTEETR comes from the coding sequence ATGACTGATGACCTGCTAACCAAACTTAGAACGCTGAAGCTGTCGGCAATGGCCGATGGCATGATACGCCAGCGTGAGGCACCTGGTACATACAATGAGCTGGGGTTCGCAGAACGCCTGGGGCTGCTTGTCGAAGAAGAGCTACTGAATCGTGAAAACAGCCGTGTTGGGCGGTTGAGAAAGCAGGCACGGTTGCGCCACAGTGCAACCCCTGAGGGTATGTACTATCCGGTCTCCCGAGGGTTAAAGGCCGAACAGATGCGCGAGCTTCTGAACGGGCATTACATCACCCACAGCAAGAATATCCTGATAACAGGGCCAACTGGCAGCGGCAAAAGCTGGGTAGGTTGTGCGCTGGGCGAGCAGGCGTGCCGCCAAAAGAGAAGCGTCCAATACTGGCGTATGGGTCGGCTGCTGGATCAGCTTGAGCAGGGGCGACTGGACGGCAGCTGGCTTAAGCAACTGAAACAGCTTCAAAAAATAGAGCTTCTTATCTTGGACGACCTCGGTCTTGAAGTTATCACAACGCGGCAATGCAATGACTTGTTGGAAATAACGGAAGACCGATATGGGCAAACCAGCACGATCCTGATAAGCCAGTTGCCGGTGGAGCAATGGTACGGTGTGATGGAAAACCCGACGGCGGCAGATGCCTTCCTGGATCGGCTGATCCACAACGCTCACAGACTGGAGCTTCAGGGAGAATCATTAAGGAAAAATAGCCCGGCAGTGGAAAGCACAGAAGAAACACGCTAA